In a single window of the Melissococcus plutonius ATCC 35311 genome:
- the glgD gene encoding glucose-1-phosphate adenylyltransferase subunit GlgD: MRINKMCAIFGNVLKFDDLLPLTEHRPLDTLPFDCKYRLIDFPLSSIVNANINNIFMVFNEGETRSVFDHIGGGKEWNLDSLQNRFFIYFYQDFLKQKADGLPYFAEIIDYLEKSESSYTVFMGSKPLCTVNLRSVLRGHLKAGKSMTVVYKEVLRKDTDKMDLSLRIGTYGDVSTAVPALEEKQEKIALCMDIFIVGTQWLIQQLKEAQTMNGPVSIQEFLRNHLDTTDCYAYEYTGYLSNIHDISSYYQANMDMLVTNKFDNLVYDYQRIYTKVRNESPTYYASTSTVKDSQCATGCMIEGTIDHCMISRRTRIRQDAYIAHSVVMSNATIYENAKVAYAILDKNVVVKPGITIKGTANKPVVIAKNSVVTEDVIGG, encoded by the coding sequence ATGAGGATTAATAAAATGTGTGCCATTTTTGGAAATGTCTTAAAATTTGATGATTTGCTGCCATTAACAGAACATCGTCCACTTGATACACTGCCTTTTGATTGTAAATATCGATTGATTGACTTTCCATTATCAAGTATTGTAAATGCCAATATTAATAATATTTTTATGGTTTTTAATGAGGGAGAAACTCGTTCTGTTTTTGATCATATTGGTGGCGGCAAGGAGTGGAATCTAGATTCTCTCCAAAATCGTTTTTTCATTTATTTTTATCAAGATTTTTTAAAACAAAAAGCAGATGGCTTACCCTATTTTGCAGAGATTATTGATTATTTAGAAAAATCTGAATCTTCCTATACGGTATTTATGGGGAGCAAACCTCTATGTACAGTTAACTTAAGAAGTGTTTTAAGGGGTCATTTAAAAGCTGGAAAGTCAATGACTGTTGTTTATAAGGAAGTTTTACGTAAAGACACAGATAAAATGGATTTATCTTTACGAATTGGTACGTATGGTGATGTGTCTACAGCAGTTCCAGCATTAGAAGAAAAACAAGAAAAAATTGCTTTGTGCATGGATATATTTATTGTTGGTACACAATGGTTAATTCAACAATTAAAAGAAGCTCAAACAATGAATGGACCAGTAAGTATTCAAGAATTTTTACGTAATCACCTAGATACAACAGATTGTTATGCTTATGAATATACAGGGTATCTAAGTAATATACATGATATCTCTTCCTATTATCAAGCAAACATGGACATGTTAGTAACAAATAAATTCGATAATTTGGTATATGATTATCAAAGAATTTATACAAAAGTTAGAAATGAATCGCCCACCTATTATGCATCAACATCTACTGTAAAGGATAGTCAATGTGCCACTGGATGTATGATTGAAGGAACGATTGATCATTGTATGATTTCACGAAGAACAAGAATTCGTCAAGATGCCTATATTGCTCACTCTGTGGTTATGTCTAATGCCACAATTTATGAAAATGCAAAGGTAGCATATGCAATTTTAGATAAAAATGTTGTCGTAAAACCAGGTATAACAATTAAAGGAACAGCAAACAAACCAGTAGTGATTGCTAAAAATAGTGTAGTAACAGAAGATGTTATTGGAGGATAA